The genomic region GCCTGGGTGACCAGATAGCCATTCTTCGGGACGGCGAGGTCATTCAGCAAGGCACCAGCCAGGACATCGTCCTTAGACCGGCCGACGAATACATCGCCAACTTCGTGAAGGAGGTCAATCGGGGACGGGTGATCCACGTGGATGCGATTATGACGCCGGCCGAACCGGGACACCGGCCGAACGGCACGAACATAGCATCGGGAACGACAATCGAAGATGCAATGAGGATATTGACCGATCGACGCGCCGATGAGGACGCCGCCGTAATGGATTCGACGGGAGCGGCCATCGGCACCCTTAACCTTCGACAACTGGCCTCGGCGATCGTCACTCCTCATTGAACGGGCCGCGCCGGACGGCGCGGCCCCTCTTGGCCGACATTTGACCCATGCCAGACGAAATGGCCGACGAAACTGCGTCCCATGCCTTTTCAGGCTGCGCAGGGATTCCAGAACGCACAGAAATACCGGTGGCGCCAGCTTGCTGCCTTCGACCTGTGTCACCGTGCCGTCATGCTGGCGACCAGATCACTGAACCTCTCGCCTTGTATTCCGACATGTGCCCGCAATAGACGGCGAGCCTCCTCGCAGTTTCCGGAAAAAATTGCATCGACAATGGTGCAATGTTCGGAAAAGGACGTCGACAAGCGGTTTCGTACACGTAGCTGAAGCCGCCGATAAGGCCGCAGACGCCGATGCAGTTGCAGGCACTGCTCCTCAAGGAACTCGCTGCGGCTTGCTGCGTAGATGGCCTTATGGAATTCCTCGTTGTCGTAATAATAGGCGTCGCTGTCGCCGGCCCCGGCCGACAGCTCACAGCGCCTATGGGCAGCCGTGATTGCCGCGCGAGATTCGTCATCCAGCCGGCGGGCAGCGAGCGATCCAGCCAGACCTTCGAGCTCTGCCATGACCTCAAACATCTCGAAAATTCTGTGCGGCGCCGGATCGATGACGACCGCCCCGCGGCGCGGGCGAATCTCGACAAGCCCAATCGCATTGAGCTGCATCAGCGCTTCGCGGACGGGTGTCCGAGATACACCGAACCGGGTGGCCAACACCATTTCGTCCAGCCGTTCGCCGGGCGCGAACTCATTGGAAAGAATAGAGTTTTCAATCTCGTCTCGAAGCCACCTGCCAACGTTTTCAGACATGCGTTCCACCTTGATAATACCAAAATCAGCTTCTTGTATACACAATGATTGACATTGTACGCGATATGCGCCAGTTTAAATACTATACCGCGATGCCTCGGAAATGAGAACGGGGCGATCCGGACGCCTTTACCGCCGCGAAGCAGGGAGGAGAATGGCATGCCTGGAACCTCATTTTTCAGCGACATGCTGCAAAACATCACGGATCGCGGACGCAAGCTTTTGTTTGCGGATTCGCGCACGCCCGCGGATGCGACAAAAGTCGATTTTGAAACCCTCTGCGAAATGCTGATGTCGAGCCGCGGCGAGGCGTCCGGGATGGCCATTGCTGCCGAGATCCTCGATCGGTGGAGTAAACTTGAAGCCGACGGCGTGCGGCAGTTTCTGCAAATGCTCTATGACAGGTTCGGGCCAGACACGGCCAAACTCGATGAGGCAATCGAAACGTATAATGCGGAAAAGAACTCCGAGACGATCACGGCGCTTCATCAGGCAGCTGAACCACGGCGCCAGGAACTCCTGCGCCGATTGAACCAAGCGCCCAATGGTACGGCCAAGCTGGTCCAGATGCGTCAGCAACTTCTCGCTTTAGCCGCGCAAGCGGACGAATATCGCGCCATCGACACTGACTTTGCCCACCTCTTCGGCTCCTGGTTCAATCGCGGCTTTCTCACACTTCGGCCAATCGACTGGTCGACGCCGGCTCACATTCTCGAAAAGATCATCAAATACGAAGCCGTGCACGAGATCGCCAGTTGGGAGGAGTTGCGCCGCCGCCTGGCGCCAGCCGACCGTCGCTGCTTTGCCTTTTTCCATCCTCGCCTCGCAGACGAACCGCTTGTCTTCGTCGAGGTGGCACTCACGCGGTCGGTACCAAACACCATCGCGGACGTGCTCGACGAAGGCAGAGAGCAGATCAACGCCGACGAGGCGACGACGGCTGTCTTCTATTCGATCTCCAATTGCCAGGACGGCCTCCGCGGAATCTCCTTCGGCAACTTTCTGATCAAGCA from Rhizobium gallicum bv. gallicum R602sp harbors:
- a CDS encoding GntR family transcriptional regulator; the encoded protein is MSENVGRWLRDEIENSILSNEFAPGERLDEMVLATRFGVSRTPVREALMQLNAIGLVEIRPRRGAVVIDPAPHRIFEMFEVMAELEGLAGSLAARRLDDESRAAITAAHRRCELSAGAGDSDAYYYDNEEFHKAIYAASRSEFLEEQCLQLHRRLRPYRRLQLRVRNRLSTSFSEHCTIVDAIFSGNCEEARRLLRAHVGIQGERFSDLVASMTAR
- a CDS encoding malonyl-CoA decarboxylase, whose amino-acid sequence is MPGTSFFSDMLQNITDRGRKLLFADSRTPADATKVDFETLCEMLMSSRGEASGMAIAAEILDRWSKLEADGVRQFLQMLYDRFGPDTAKLDEAIETYNAEKNSETITALHQAAEPRRQELLRRLNQAPNGTAKLVQMRQQLLALAAQADEYRAIDTDFAHLFGSWFNRGFLTLRPIDWSTPAHILEKIIKYEAVHEIASWEELRRRLAPADRRCFAFFHPRLADEPLVFVEVALTRSVPNTIADVLDEGREQINADEATTAVFYSISNCQDGLRGISFGNFLIKQVVEDLRRDLPGLKNFVTLSPVPGFARWLAKARASTAGPLPSDADRKALALLDDPRWADDAAKAAEVERVLLPLAARYFLIERTPQGRPLDPVARFHLGNGARLERLNFLGDHSARAMAQAHGLMVNYLYKLDDIVANHEALAQRGEVAASPAVKNFLGRNGDATKVVRLRGLSRES